In Ktedonobacteraceae bacterium, the DNA window CCCCTTTAAGCGAGATACAACTCTGTGCCTCACCTTCTCAAGGAGAATGGTCTATCAAGGATATCATGGCTCATATTGCCGCCTGGGAACAAATCTGCACCCGCTGGCTCGATGAGGTCGTGCGGGGAGAAACGCCGCAGCCAGCAGAACGGGTTGATATGCATTCGAATGAGCGAATTTATCAACAGCATAGAGACAACTCCCTGGCAGAGATAGAGCAATTCTTCCATGATGCTCACCAGCAGCTCCTCAAACAGGTGGATATACTCTTTCAAACGCTTTCGGAAGAGGAGATCAATGCGTCGCATCGCTTCGCCTGGACCGAAGCGTGGCCCGGCGCTTCAATTATTGCTGTGATTGCGGATAATTCCTACGAGCATTATCAAGACCACGCGCAACAGGTACGTAAATTGCTCGCTGGCTCCAAATAGGACGTTTCTAAGCATCTATCTTAACGGGGTCATGTCATTCTTCGCTGCGCTCAGAATCGCTGGTTCCAAATAGGACGTTTCTAAAGCATATGTCTTAACGGAAGAAAAGGCTTTCTGAAAAGCAGCAGGGATGGCATTGAAAGTAGTTTCCAATGCCATCCCTGCTGCTTTTCATACATTCAGCTTATTTTTGCATTGTTCAATGAATGTCACCTGCGCTTCCATTCGCAGCTGGTAATACCATCAGTAGTATCGACACCCCACCGCAAGGCCATATAATCGAATACAATAAACAGCGCTACGATAATGATGAGAGTCAGCATGATGGCCTCCTTCGTTGTTTTCATATATCTATCGCCGACCTGATATTTGTCAGCTTTTACGCTTTAATTGTAACCCCAACCTGGTGTATAATGAAGTGAAAAGCAAAGGTCTTTTCGCAGAAATGGCTACAAGAGTAAGGTAAAGGTGCAAAATGGCTTTAGAAATTGAGAAGCTGCTGGATGATACCGGTTGGCGGCTTTTAGAGGCGCTGCAAGAGAACGCCCGTCTCTCGTATAGTGAACTTGGACAGCGTGTTGGGCTCTCCTCACCTGCCGTGGCGGAACGTATTCACAGGATGGAAGATGCGGGTATTATCAGCGGATATCATGCTCAGGTCAATGTGGCAAAGATTGGTTTCCCCGTCACTGCTATTATCCGCATGGGTTCTGCTCCCGGGGAGAGATGTACACGTTCTGTACCTTATATACAGGAAATACCTGAAGTATTGGAGTGTTACCGCGTCACAGGCAGCGATTCGTTCATCCTGAGAGTAATGGCTTCATCGGTTGAACAGCTGGAGGCCCTTATCGACCGCCTATCAGGACACGGTTCCCTCACCACCTCAATCGTACTTTCTACGCCGCTATCGAGGAGAATCATTACTCAAAAATTGGCCAGTATGGAAGGCGAGGAGGTCGAAGCCACAGCCTGATTCTGTAGAGAAACATGATTCCTGGCAAGGCTCAATTTGACGTATGCAACAGGCGGATCGATCAGATACATCGACCCGCCTTTCCCAATAAATCGATAGCTACTTTTCGGCCAGTTTGAGTATCTCATCGACGATGCCGTACTCGATGGCCTCTTCGGGACTCATGAAGAAGTCGCGTTCGGTATCGCGTTTGATTCGCTCGAGCGGCTGGCCCGTATGGTAGTGGATGATCTCATTGAGAACATCGCGCGTGTGCAGGATTTCACGGGCATGGATATCGATATCGGTAGCCTGTCCACCAATTCCGCCCTGAATAAGAGGTTGATGGATGTGAATACGAGCATGCGGCAGCGAACGTCGCAGCCCCTTGTCACCCGCCATCAGCAGAATGGTGCCGAAACTGGCGGCAAAGCCTACGCAGGTCGTGGCAACCGGGCAGGACAGCGAACGCATCGTATCGTAAATCGCCAGGCCCGAAGTGACCTCACCACCGGGCGAATTGATATAGACATTAATCTCGCGCTGGCTATCTTCAGAATACAAAAACAGTAACTGGGCCACGACCAGGCTGGCCATCGTCGACTCGACAGGACCGTTAATCATGATAATGCGATCCCGCAGCAGGCGCGAGTAAATGTCGTAGGCGCGTTCTCCACGCCCCGTCGCCTCTATTACCGTTGGAACTACAAGACTCGATGTCATAGTTTTTCTCCTATTTACTCCTGTCTACTCCTGGCGCTGCCGCACAAAGTAGTAATGAACGAGCGAACTTCTTCCGGTCGCTCCTTGATCCAGAATTCCAACCAGCAGCCAGCCCTGACTACCCAGTTCATTCAAATGCTCGATTGAGGGCAAATCTTCTTCCCGTGCGTCGACGCTGAGAACGCGATATTCCCAACGTAACGGCTCGCTGTGGACGCTCTCATAGACCATAGGAATCGGTAATGAAAACCGGACATCCTTTTGATCGGATAAGAGATCTCCAAAATGAAATGCCATAGGACATAACCTCCTTTGTAAGGCTTGTTTGGCAAGGACGACCGCCAGGCTCGCCCCTACCTTATGCGGGTGACCTTTCAGTCCTCCAATTGTTGCTAGAAACTGGACATTGCTTCCACTTGCATATTACCATGCCGATAGCCTATACTAATAGACAAAAGATATGCTTTTAGCATAGTTTCCATCGAAGATATGCCATAAGCATACATAGAAAGGGAATACGATGGCAGATTTGCAAGAAATTGTGGGAAGAGTGATCCGGCGCGAACGACAAGACCGGCAGATGACGATCAAAGAGCTTGGAGATAAGGCGGGACTTTC includes these proteins:
- a CDS encoding Lrp/AsnC family transcriptional regulator → MALEIEKLLDDTGWRLLEALQENARLSYSELGQRVGLSSPAVAERIHRMEDAGIISGYHAQVNVAKIGFPVTAIIRMGSAPGERCTRSVPYIQEIPEVLECYRVTGSDSFILRVMASSVEQLEALIDRLSGHGSLTTSIVLSTPLSRRIITQKLASMEGEEVEATA
- a CDS encoding ClbS/DfsB family four-helix bundle protein, producing MDKTTLLNTIQTEYSQFESLIAPLSEIQLCASPSQGEWSIKDIMAHIAAWEQICTRWLDEVVRGETPQPAERVDMHSNERIYQQHRDNSLAEIEQFFHDAHQQLLKQVDILFQTLSEEEINASHRFAWTEAWPGASIIAVIADNSYEHYQDHAQQVRKLLAGSK
- a CDS encoding ATP-dependent Clp protease proteolytic subunit, whose amino-acid sequence is MTSSLVVPTVIEATGRGERAYDIYSRLLRDRIIMINGPVESTMASLVVAQLLFLYSEDSQREINVYINSPGGEVTSGLAIYDTMRSLSCPVATTCVGFAASFGTILLMAGDKGLRRSLPHARIHIHQPLIQGGIGGQATDIDIHAREILHTRDVLNEIIHYHTGQPLERIKRDTERDFFMSPEEAIEYGIVDEILKLAEK